CGAGAGTAGATTACGAGCCTGTGATACAGCCGGAGGAACTCAAATTGGTACACCCTGCGGAATTCGCTCGAATGGGTATAGAGGTGAAGGACTGGGAACTCCATAACTATCACCATTATTTCATGCTCTTTATCTCTTCCAGACATTACGAGAGCTTTGACATCATCGTGAAGGGCGGTGAGAAGTACACCAGCGTGTGGATAAGCCTCGCGGAATCGGACTTGCGAACCAGGCGAGTGCCATGCTCATGGTACCTGAACAAGCTCGCAGTATTCAGTGGTCTTGAGGAGGAAGTGAGAAGGAAGATATCCGAACGAAAATGAAGTATTTCACTTCTTTTCCCTATCCTCTTCCTCTTCCTTCTTCTTTTCCTTGCTATCCTTGTTATTGTTATTATTCTTCCATTGCAGGTAATTACAATAAGGACAGCCGAAATCCCATGCCCTACCTGCCTTACCCTTGCTCTTCTTCAATATCTTCAGCTTGAATAACGTTGGATGCACACTACAGTGCTCTCTGGTCACTATCACACGTCCGGTGGGAGGCAGCGGTAACGAGAAGTTGCATTCCGGGTAATTACTGCAGCCTATGAATCTCTTCCTCCTTTTTGAGGTAGCCCAGAATAAGTTCGCTCCGCATTCAGGGCAGGTGCCAACGATTTTATCCGCTTTCACTGCCTCTTTAAGTGATTTCGCAATCTCTTCGCGGTTCTCCACCATCTCCTGGAATACCGCCTTCAACATCTCCCTTGATTCATCCACCACTTCTTCTTTCTTACGCTTACCCTCACTTATCCAGTCCATCTCCTGCTCCAGAGCTCTTGTCATATCCGGTTTTGTCATCATCGCTGCATACTTCTCTAAGGAATCAATGAGTGCAAATGCCTTCTCCGTTGGTCTGCTCGGATTGCCCTGTACGTATGCCCGCTCATAGAGCTTCCCGATTATCTCATGCCGTGTGCTCTTCGTGCCCAGTCCAAGTTCTTCCATCTTCTTTATCAAACCCGCCTGTGAAAGTCTGTTTGGTGGCTTCGTCTCCTTCTCCACGAGTTTTAAATCCTCTAACCAGACTTTCTCCCCCTCTCGCAACGCAGGCAACTTCAATATCTCCTTCTTCTGATACGGATATACCGCGAGGAAGCCCGGTTGCTTCAGTTCATGCCCCTTCGCCTCCAGTTGTTCGCCTCCCAGTTCTACCTTCACTGCTGTATCCTCCCATTTCGCTGCATCGGAGAGGGTAGCTAAGAAGCGCCTGACCACAAGCTCGTAAACTTTCCATTCGTCCTTATCGAGCTTATCACGCGCTATCTCCGATACGGGGTGTATCGGTGGATGGTCTTTTGTCTTCTTTTTACCCGCTGTGGGCTTCAATTGCTTCTTCTTCAACAATAATCTCGCATACTCTCCAAATTCAGCGCTGGATTTGAAGATACCCACCAGCGCATTCAGGTCCAGTGTCTCAGGATATGTTGTATTATCAGTGCGATGATAAGAGATGAGTCCCTGGAGGTATAGACTCTCTGCGATATTCATAGCCCGTCTTGGAGTGAAGCCGATGGATGATGCTGCTCTTATAAAACTG
Above is a window of Methanophagales archaeon DNA encoding:
- a CDS encoding DNA topoisomerase I, giving the protein MHYIITEKGTTAKRIASILSEGKAKKVKIGKIDAYEFGDKVVVGLSGHVFRIDFPDSYNDWSKIDPYKLIDAEIVEVALKKDLIKALERIAKDADVVTIATDYDREGELIGVEALNVLKRVKPTLKVDRMRYSAITEQAIKESFAARTVVDYNLAASAKAREMIDLIWGAALTRFVSLTANRLGDGFFSVGRVQSPTLALLVDKEKEIERFIPRKYWELHATLRTEDGETFTATHERGKFWALEDAEEAKKKLESAKEGVVRELKKRLRRDNPPTPFDTTSFIRAASSIGFTPRRAMNIAESLYLQGLISYHRTDNTTYPETLDLNALVGIFKSSAEFGEYARLLLKKKQLKPTAGKKKTKDHPPIHPVSEIARDKLDKDEWKVYELVVRRFLATLSDAAKWEDTAVKVELGGEQLEAKGHELKQPGFLAVYPYQKKEILKLPALREGEKVWLEDLKLVEKETKPPNRLSQAGLIKKMEELGLGTKSTRHEIIGKLYERAYVQGNPSRPTEKAFALIDSLEKYAAMMTKPDMTRALEQEMDWISEGKRKKEEVVDESREMLKAVFQEMVENREEIAKSLKEAVKADKIVGTCPECGANLFWATSKRRKRFIGCSNYPECNFSLPLPPTGRVIVTREHCSVHPTLFKLKILKKSKGKAGRAWDFGCPYCNYLQWKNNNNNKDSKEKKKEEEEDREKK